A window of the Luoshenia tenuis genome harbors these coding sequences:
- the purB gene encoding adenylosuccinate lyase, with protein sequence MRELYENPLISRYASKAMAQNFSDEKKFKTWRRLWVALAEAEMELGLPITPDQVEELRRFQDDINYNVAAAREREVRHDVMSHVYAYGVQCPSARAIIHLGATSCYVGDNADILIMRDALSIVLAKLVNCMAELAKFALQYKDMPTLGFTHFQPAQLTTVGKRACLWLQDLLMDLEELEHVISILKMRGVKGTTGTQASFLTLFDGDHEKVKELEKRVAAKMGLKACFAVTGQTYPRKLDAIVLSQLSGIAQSAYKFADDIRLLQNMKEIEEPFEKSQIGSSAMAYKRNPMRSERICSLSRFVMANSENAAMTAATQWLERTLDDSANKRLAVPQAFLAVDAILNIYLNVVDGLVVYPKMVEKHVRAELPFMATETILMEAVRRGGDRQELHERIRVHSMEAGRRVKMEGMENDLLSRIAADPAFGLTLQEIDELLDAKRFTGRAEQQVEEFVAEEIQPILDHYKAYLGLRGEVNL encoded by the coding sequence ATGAGAGAGCTGTATGAAAACCCCCTGATATCGCGCTACGCCAGCAAGGCCATGGCGCAGAACTTTTCGGATGAGAAAAAGTTTAAGACCTGGCGCCGGCTGTGGGTCGCCCTGGCGGAAGCGGAGATGGAGCTGGGCCTGCCGATCACCCCTGACCAGGTGGAGGAGCTGCGCCGCTTTCAGGATGATATCAATTATAACGTGGCCGCCGCCCGGGAGCGCGAGGTGCGCCATGACGTGATGAGCCATGTGTACGCCTATGGCGTGCAGTGCCCTTCGGCGCGGGCCATCATCCATTTGGGCGCGACCAGCTGCTATGTGGGGGATAATGCGGATATCCTCATCATGCGGGATGCGCTGAGTATCGTTTTGGCCAAGCTGGTCAACTGCATGGCGGAGCTGGCTAAGTTCGCCCTGCAGTATAAGGATATGCCCACACTGGGCTTTACCCATTTTCAGCCCGCCCAGCTGACCACGGTAGGCAAGCGCGCCTGCCTGTGGCTGCAGGATCTGCTGATGGATCTGGAAGAACTGGAGCACGTGATCAGCATTTTAAAGATGCGCGGTGTAAAGGGCACCACCGGCACCCAGGCCAGTTTTTTAACGCTGTTTGACGGGGACCATGAGAAGGTAAAGGAGCTGGAAAAGCGGGTCGCTGCTAAGATGGGGCTGAAAGCCTGCTTTGCCGTGACCGGGCAGACCTATCCGCGCAAGCTGGATGCCATCGTGCTCAGCCAGCTTTCCGGCATCGCCCAAAGCGCTTATAAGTTTGCCGATGATATCCGGCTGCTCCAGAATATGAAGGAGATCGAAGAGCCCTTTGAAAAGAGCCAAATCGGCTCTTCCGCCATGGCCTATAAGCGCAACCCCATGCGCAGCGAGCGCATCTGCTCGCTCTCCCGGTTTGTGATGGCCAATAGCGAGAACGCGGCCATGACGGCTGCCACCCAGTGGCTGGAGCGCACGCTGGACGATTCGGCCAACAAGCGTCTGGCTGTTCCCCAGGCCTTCCTGGCGGTGGATGCGATCCTGAACATCTACCTCAACGTGGTGGATGGGCTGGTGGTCTATCCCAAGATGGTGGAAAAGCATGTGCGCGCGGAATTGCCCTTTATGGCCACCGAAACGATCCTGATGGAGGCCGTGCGCCGCGGAGGCGACCGGCAGGAGCTGCACGAGCGTATCCGCGTCCATTCTATGGAGGCGGGCCGCAGGGTCAAGATGGAGGGGATGGAGAACGACCTGCTCAGCCGTATTGCGGCAGACCCGGCCTTTGGCTTGACGCTGCAGGAGATCGATGAATTATTGGATGCCAAGCGCTTCACCGGCCGCGCCGAACAGCAGGTGGAGGAATTTGTGGCGGAAGAGATACAGCCTATTTTGGATCACTATAAGGCCTATTTGGGCCTGCGTGGGGAGGTCAACCTGTAA
- a CDS encoding dipeptidase, with protein MIKVYDAHCDYPWALLKMEKDTSFAPQNSPEHLATGSVALQVMAAWCGDAKKEGACGAATLQKIRAYRRFLTREAQRVTPVLSRDDLQSEGPGRILTLLAIEGGEALEGKLEQVEAYFHLGVRMLGLTWNWNNPLAGGAKEDGGLTAFGRAVLREMRTLHMIPDLAHLNARSFWDVLENDPYPPFVSHGNARALCEHPRNLTDAQIKAIISAGGFIGVNFYPPFLRADDENSGIADVVAHILHILQLGGQNCVGLGSDFDGMDVLPKGIDGPQHFQRILRALGEAGLEEACIGRIAYGNLKRYLYDNLP; from the coding sequence ATGATAAAAGTCTACGATGCGCACTGCGATTATCCCTGGGCACTTTTAAAAATGGAAAAGGATACATCTTTTGCGCCGCAGAATAGCCCGGAGCATCTGGCGACGGGGAGCGTCGCGCTCCAGGTGATGGCGGCCTGGTGCGGCGATGCGAAAAAGGAGGGGGCGTGCGGCGCAGCGACCCTGCAAAAGATCAGGGCCTACCGGCGCTTTCTTACGCGGGAGGCGCAGCGCGTGACCCCAGTACTCAGTCGTGACGACCTGCAAAGCGAAGGGCCGGGGCGGATATTGACCCTGCTGGCTATCGAGGGTGGGGAGGCGTTGGAGGGGAAGCTGGAACAGGTAGAAGCCTACTTTCACCTGGGGGTGCGCATGTTGGGGCTGACCTGGAATTGGAACAATCCCCTGGCAGGAGGCGCCAAAGAAGATGGCGGGCTGACGGCGTTTGGGCGGGCGGTTCTCCGGGAGATGCGTACCCTGCACATGATCCCTGACCTGGCCCATTTGAACGCGCGCAGCTTTTGGGATGTGCTGGAAAATGATCCATATCCGCCCTTTGTTTCCCACGGCAACGCGCGGGCGCTGTGCGAACACCCGCGAAACTTGACCGATGCCCAAATTAAAGCTATAATCAGTGCTGGTGGTTTCATTGGTGTGAACTTTTATCCGCCTTTTTTGCGGGCGGATGATGAAAATAGCGGCATTGCAGATGTGGTTGCGCATATTTTGCACATCCTGCAATTGGGCGGGCAAAACTGCGTGGGCCTGGGCTCTGATTTTGACGGGATGGATGTGTTGCCCAAGGGGATTGACGGGCCGCAGCATTTCCAGCGCATCCTACGCGCCCTGGGCGAAGCAGGGCTGGAAGAGGCGTGCATCGGGCGCATCGCCTACGGTAATTTAAAACGCTATCTATACGATAACTTACCATAA
- the rny gene encoding ribonuclease Y, with product MRNNIIYWRRCTLGLNGSDLLLPILLSVIPSLIIGVLGGYFYRKSIAEAKIGKSEEKARQILDDARAKAEATKKETILEAKEEVHRLRSEQEKENRDRRNELQRMEKRVLQREENLDRKQSSLESREENLSRKQKELDRLQEEFDQLHKKQLEELERISGLTREEAKELLLQTVESDARYDAAIMVRDIEARAKEEADKRARNIVSLAIQKCAADHVAEATVSVVALPNDEMKGRIIGREGRNIRALETATGIDLIIDDTPEAVILSGFDPIRREIARVALEKLILDGRIHPARIEEMVEKARKEVDVTIREAGEAAVFEVGVHNLHHELVKLLGRMRYRTSYGQNVLKHSVEVAHLAGLMAAEIGADVTMAKRAGLLHDIGKSIDHEVEGPHAKIGADVAKKYRENPDIVNAIAAHHGDVEPMTVEAVLVQAADAISAARPGARREKLENYIKRLEKLEEISNSFAGVEKSFAIQAGREVRIIVKPEDVDDAGTLLVAKEIVKRIEHELDYPGQIKVNVIRETRSVDYAK from the coding sequence ATGAGAAACAACATAATTTATTGGAGGAGGTGCACCCTAGGATTGAACGGCAGTGATTTATTATTGCCGATTCTCTTATCTGTCATTCCAAGCTTAATCATTGGTGTTCTAGGTGGTTACTTTTATCGCAAATCGATTGCTGAAGCGAAGATCGGAAAGAGCGAGGAAAAAGCGCGCCAGATTTTGGACGATGCGCGCGCCAAAGCCGAGGCAACGAAGAAGGAAACCATTCTGGAAGCAAAAGAAGAGGTTCATCGCCTGCGCAGCGAGCAGGAGAAGGAGAACCGCGACCGCAGAAACGAACTGCAACGTATGGAGAAGCGCGTGCTTCAGAGAGAGGAAAATCTCGACCGCAAGCAGTCTTCTTTGGAATCCCGGGAGGAAAATCTTTCGCGTAAACAAAAGGAACTGGACCGGCTGCAAGAGGAGTTTGACCAGCTGCACAAAAAGCAGTTGGAGGAGCTTGAGCGTATCTCGGGCCTGACGCGGGAAGAGGCCAAGGAGCTGTTGCTGCAAACGGTTGAGAGCGACGCGCGTTATGACGCGGCGATCATGGTACGGGATATCGAGGCCCGCGCCAAGGAAGAGGCCGACAAGCGCGCGCGCAACATCGTCAGCCTGGCGATTCAGAAATGTGCGGCGGACCATGTGGCCGAGGCCACGGTTTCGGTCGTCGCGCTGCCTAACGATGAGATGAAGGGGCGTATTATCGGCCGTGAAGGGCGCAACATTCGGGCCCTTGAAACGGCGACCGGAATTGATCTGATTATTGATGATACACCGGAAGCGGTTATTTTATCGGGATTCGATCCTATCCGCAGGGAGATCGCCCGCGTGGCGCTGGAGAAGCTGATCCTAGACGGCCGCATCCATCCTGCGCGGATCGAGGAAATGGTGGAAAAGGCGCGCAAGGAAGTGGATGTGACCATCCGCGAGGCCGGCGAGGCCGCCGTGTTCGAGGTGGGTGTGCACAACCTGCACCACGAGCTGGTCAAGCTTCTGGGCCGCATGCGCTATCGCACCAGCTACGGCCAGAACGTGCTCAAGCACAGCGTAGAGGTAGCGCACCTGGCGGGGCTGATGGCCGCGGAGATCGGCGCGGATGTGACGATGGCCAAGCGCGCGGGTTTGCTGCATGATATCGGCAAATCCATCGACCATGAGGTGGAAGGCCCGCACGCCAAGATCGGCGCGGACGTGGCCAAAAAGTATCGGGAGAATCCCGATATCGTCAACGCCATCGCGGCGCACCATGGCGATGTGGAGCCTATGACGGTGGAGGCCGTACTGGTACAAGCTGCAGACGCTATTTCGGCCGCAAGGCCGGGCGCGCGGCGCGAGAAACTTGAAAATTACATTAAGCGTTTAGAAAAGCTGGAGGAGATTTCTAACTCATTTGCGGGAGTTGAGAAATCATTTGCCATTCAGGCGGGCCGCGAGGTGCGCATCATCGTTAAACCCGAGGATGTGGACGACGCCGGTACCCTGTTGGTGGCAAAGGAAATCGTTAAGAGAATTGAGCACGAGTTGGATTATCCCGGCCAGATCAAAGTGAATGTCATTCGCGAGACGCGGTCGGTAGACTACGCAAAGTAA
- the recA gene encoding recombinase RecA, producing MLEKQKALEMALSQIERQFGKGSIMRLGEAGARLNLEVIPTGCLELDLALGVGGIPRGRIIEVYGPESSGKTTLALHMVAEAQKLNGTAAFIDAEHALDPVYARNLGVNIDELYVSQPDTGEQALDIADALVRSGAVDIIVVDSVAALVPKAEIEGEMGDAHVGLQARLMSQALRKLAGGISKSNCILVFINQLREKVGVMFGSPEVTTGGKALKFYASIRLDVRRIETLKNGQEMVGNRTRVKVVKNKVAPPFRMAEFDILYGTGISHEGSLVDMGVAHKIVNKSGSWFSYGEMRIGQGRENARQYLIDNPDVAREIEEKIRAAVLQEKEEKEKKDEPAPQPAAENE from the coding sequence ATGTTGGAAAAGCAAAAAGCCCTGGAAATGGCTTTATCCCAAATAGAACGGCAGTTTGGCAAGGGGTCGATCATGCGCCTTGGGGAGGCGGGGGCCAGGCTGAATCTGGAGGTCATCCCTACGGGCTGTCTGGAGCTCGATCTGGCGCTGGGCGTGGGGGGCATCCCCCGCGGCCGCATCATCGAGGTATATGGGCCTGAGTCTTCGGGTAAGACCACGCTGGCCCTGCATATGGTCGCCGAGGCGCAAAAGCTGAACGGCACCGCTGCTTTTATTGATGCCGAACACGCGCTGGACCCGGTGTATGCCCGCAACCTGGGCGTCAATATCGATGAGCTTTACGTCTCCCAGCCGGATACCGGCGAGCAGGCGCTGGATATTGCGGACGCACTGGTGCGCTCGGGCGCGGTGGATATCATCGTGGTGGACTCGGTGGCGGCCCTGGTACCCAAGGCAGAGATCGAGGGCGAGATGGGGGATGCGCACGTGGGTCTGCAGGCCCGGCTGATGAGCCAGGCCCTGCGCAAGCTGGCGGGCGGCATCTCCAAATCCAATTGCATACTAGTCTTTATCAACCAGCTGCGCGAAAAGGTGGGCGTAATGTTTGGTAGCCCTGAGGTGACCACCGGCGGTAAGGCGCTCAAGTTCTACGCCTCGATCCGCCTGGATGTGCGCCGGATCGAAACGCTGAAAAACGGCCAGGAGATGGTGGGTAATCGTACCCGCGTCAAGGTCGTCAAAAATAAGGTGGCGCCGCCCTTCCGGATGGCCGAATTTGATATTCTGTACGGCACGGGCATTTCCCACGAAGGGTCGCTGGTGGATATGGGCGTGGCCCATAAGATCGTCAATAAGAGCGGCTCCTGGTTCTCGTATGGGGAGATGCGCATCGGCCAGGGGCGCGAGAACGCCCGGCAGTATCTGATCGATAATCCGGATGTGGCCCGCGAGATCGAGGAGAAGATCCGCGCGGCGGTGCTGCAGGAGAAGGAAGAAAAGGAAAAGAAGGACGAACCGGCCCCGCAGCCGGCGGCAGAAAACGAGTAG
- a CDS encoding competence/damage-inducible protein A, whose amino-acid sequence MVQSAEILSVGTELLLGQIVNSDAQYLSQQLSPMGINVYRHVTVGDNVERLKAALAECLQRADMVITTGGLGPTMDDLTKETVAEFFGLPMERDEATYAWLKDHFEKRGAVMSPNNAKQADFPKGSRILPNRNGTAPGCVVEENGKVVIVLPGPPVELHDMFENAVLPYLHSLSEDVIVSKILRFFGIGESALEYQLRELIAAQTNPTIAPYAGTGEVTLRLTAKCRAREEAEGLIAPVEAAIMAQVGEYFYGYGKDTLDIVVARKLLEKGRTLALAESCTGGMIAAKLVGYPGISEALLEGQVVYSNAAKVRRLGVKEQTLEQFGAVSEETAREMALGLRAQVGSDLALSVTGIAGPDGGTAQKPVGLVYIGLAQESGVTVKKLNLSGGRNRIRNMATLNALDMIRRALDKMDRNRT is encoded by the coding sequence ATGGTACAAAGTGCGGAAATTCTCTCTGTGGGTACGGAGCTTTTGCTGGGGCAGATCGTCAATAGCGACGCCCAATATCTCTCCCAGCAGCTCTCGCCCATGGGCATCAACGTTTACCGGCATGTAACGGTGGGCGATAATGTGGAACGGCTGAAAGCCGCGCTGGCTGAGTGCCTGCAGCGCGCGGATATGGTGATCACCACCGGCGGGCTGGGGCCCACCATGGACGACCTGACCAAAGAGACCGTGGCGGAATTTTTCGGCCTGCCCATGGAGCGGGATGAGGCGACCTACGCCTGGCTTAAAGATCATTTTGAAAAGCGCGGCGCGGTCATGTCGCCCAACAATGCCAAACAGGCGGATTTCCCCAAGGGCAGTCGTATTCTGCCCAACCGCAACGGCACGGCGCCGGGCTGCGTGGTAGAGGAAAACGGCAAGGTGGTCATCGTGCTGCCCGGCCCCCCGGTGGAGCTGCATGATATGTTTGAAAACGCCGTGCTGCCCTACCTGCATTCCCTTTCGGAGGACGTGATCGTCTCCAAGATCCTGCGCTTTTTCGGCATCGGGGAGAGCGCGCTGGAATACCAGCTGCGGGAGCTGATCGCCGCGCAGACCAACCCTACCATCGCCCCTTATGCAGGCACGGGCGAGGTCACGCTGCGCCTGACGGCCAAGTGCAGGGCGCGTGAAGAGGCCGAAGGGTTGATCGCTCCGGTGGAAGCTGCGATCATGGCCCAGGTGGGCGAATACTTTTACGGCTACGGCAAGGATACGCTGGATATCGTAGTGGCGCGCAAGCTGCTGGAAAAGGGCAGGACGCTGGCCCTGGCCGAGAGCTGTACCGGCGGGATGATCGCCGCCAAGCTGGTGGGCTATCCTGGCATTTCCGAGGCGCTTTTGGAAGGGCAGGTCGTCTACAGCAACGCGGCCAAAGTGCGCCGGCTGGGCGTTAAGGAGCAGACGCTGGAGCAGTTCGGCGCGGTGAGCGAGGAGACGGCGCGGGAGATGGCCCTGGGGCTGCGCGCCCAGGTGGGGAGCGATCTGGCCCTGTCGGTCACCGGCATCGCGGGCCCGGATGGCGGCACGGCGCAAAAGCCCGTGGGGCTGGTCTACATCGGTTTGGCCCAAGAGAGCGGCGTCACGGTCAAAAAGCTCAACCTGAGCGGCGGGCGCAACCGCATCCGCAACATGGCTACACTCAACGCCCTGGATATGATCCGCCGGGCGCTGGATAAAATGGATAGAAACAGGACATAA
- the pgsA gene encoding CDP-diacylglycerol--glycerol-3-phosphate 3-phosphatidyltransferase encodes MSAANKVTLARIALVPFMIAFMLLDGAAFPWAKFAAVAIFIIAASTDMLDGYLARKKKEVSPVGILLDPIADKLLVCSALIILTSQGKVHALVVLIIIMREFAVSGLRLVAAGSGHEIIAASWLGKTKTITQMVAIGFYIADNFPFSYWNIPFAQIIMAIALVFTLWSAVDYFKGSWSYLSEKKMQP; translated from the coding sequence ATGAGCGCTGCCAACAAAGTGACGCTGGCGCGGATCGCGCTGGTCCCGTTTATGATCGCCTTTATGCTGCTGGACGGAGCGGCGTTTCCCTGGGCGAAATTTGCGGCCGTGGCCATCTTTATTATCGCCGCCAGTACGGATATGCTGGACGGATACCTGGCGCGCAAAAAAAAGGAGGTCTCTCCGGTAGGCATCCTGCTGGACCCGATTGCGGACAAGCTCCTGGTCTGTTCCGCGCTGATCATCCTCACCTCGCAGGGCAAGGTGCACGCGCTGGTGGTGCTCATCATCATCATGCGGGAATTCGCCGTCAGCGGCCTGCGCCTGGTGGCGGCGGGCAGCGGGCATGAGATCATCGCCGCCAGTTGGCTGGGGAAGACCAAGACCATCACCCAAATGGTGGCCATCGGTTTTTATATCGCGGATAATTTCCCCTTTTCTTATTGGAATATCCCCTTTGCACAGATCATCATGGCCATCGCGCTGGTGTTTACGCTCTGGTCCGCGGTGGATTATTTTAAGGGAAGCTGGAGCTATTTGTCTGAAAAGAAGATGCAGCCGTAA
- the rimO gene encoding 30S ribosomal protein S12 methylthiotransferase RimO — MPLKIRVGMIALGCNKNRVDAEVMLGILQEKGYDLTNDPSRAQVIIVNTCGFIGPAKEEAIETILEMAQYKQEGELKALIVSGCLAQRYPEDLYRDIPEIDAVIGITDEADIAKVIEAVLARKRVLQVAAPGLPAEETARVLTTPPYMAYLKIADGCDNCCSYCAIPMIRGPYHSREMDVLIAEAKRLAQKGVKELVLVAQDTTLYGEDLYGEPRLSELLEAVCAIEGIQWVRVLYTYPERITDKLIQTMERNEKICRYIDMPIQHIDDAVLARMNRNGTGAQIRALAKDLRRRGFTLRTTLITGFPGEDEAAFEALRGFIESCTFDRLGVFPYSQEEGTLAADMPDQVEEELRKARCDELMQLQQRISKELLARRIGQVEEVLIEGYDLRAKTYLGRSRAEAPEIDGQILVHADTDLAVGAFVPVRITQAFDYDLEGVALT; from the coding sequence ATGCCTTTGAAGATAAGAGTGGGAATGATTGCCCTGGGATGCAATAAAAACCGCGTGGATGCGGAGGTCATGCTGGGTATTCTGCAGGAAAAGGGCTACGACTTGACCAATGATCCATCTCGGGCGCAGGTCATCATCGTCAACACCTGCGGCTTCATCGGCCCGGCCAAAGAAGAGGCCATCGAGACGATATTGGAGATGGCCCAATATAAGCAGGAGGGCGAGCTCAAGGCCCTGATCGTCAGCGGGTGCCTGGCCCAGCGCTATCCCGAGGACCTGTACCGGGATATCCCGGAGATCGATGCGGTCATCGGCATCACAGATGAGGCGGATATCGCCAAGGTGATCGAGGCCGTGCTGGCGCGCAAGCGCGTTTTGCAGGTGGCTGCGCCCGGGCTGCCCGCAGAGGAGACCGCGCGGGTACTGACCACGCCGCCCTATATGGCTTACCTGAAGATCGCCGACGGGTGTGACAACTGCTGCAGCTACTGCGCCATTCCCATGATCCGTGGCCCCTACCACAGCCGGGAGATGGATGTGCTGATCGCCGAAGCCAAACGGCTGGCGCAAAAGGGCGTCAAGGAATTGGTGCTGGTGGCCCAGGATACCACTCTTTACGGCGAAGACCTGTATGGCGAACCTCGCTTGAGCGAGCTGCTGGAGGCGGTATGCGCCATTGAGGGCATCCAATGGGTACGGGTGCTTTATACTTATCCTGAGCGAATCACCGATAAGCTGATCCAAACCATGGAGCGCAATGAGAAGATCTGCCGCTATATCGATATGCCCATCCAACACATCGACGATGCGGTTTTAGCGCGCATGAACCGCAACGGCACCGGCGCACAGATCCGGGCGCTGGCCAAGGACCTGCGCCGCCGCGGCTTTACCCTGCGCACCACGCTGATCACCGGCTTCCCCGGCGAGGATGAGGCGGCTTTTGAGGCGCTGCGCGGATTCATCGAGAGCTGCACGTTTGACAGGCTGGGCGTATTCCCCTATTCTCAAGAGGAGGGGACGCTAGCCGCCGATATGCCCGATCAGGTGGAAGAAGAATTGCGAAAGGCCCGGTGCGATGAACTGATGCAGCTGCAGCAGCGCATCTCAAAAGAGCTTTTGGCGCGCCGCATCGGCCAGGTGGAAGAGGTGCTGATTGAAGGGTACGACCTGCGGGCCAAGACCTATCTGGGCCGTTCCCGCGCGGAGGCCCCGGAGATTGATGGACAGATCCTCGTACATGCTGATACGGATCTTGCCGTGGGCGCTTTTGTGCCGGTCAGGATCACGCAGGCATTTGATTACGATCTGGAAGGGGTGGCCTTGACATGA
- a CDS encoding FtsK/SpoIIIE family DNA translocase, with translation MATQTKKKRKSRKTRYTKQERRSREISGLIVIAISLFLLLCVFVPSAMRWTGQIGTLFTDVLFGGLGLGAYVLPLGLMGIGCWLIFGKYNHHATGRTVMQVVLAVALMGFVHLLFWDRFSGDSYFANIMSAYQVCGAEHIGAGVVGTLFVYPLQKFIGVAGSYIAFLTLAAIAVVVIFNISLRDTGEEIHTQIKQHVDQHREKRKQQQLYIDEIRQQEAQEREQAVDMPIDREEPQLYDRDVFDGQQEPPRKKRWGFIDLEAEEYKPAKAKKREQEPAQPQSHLLRDEETDLQFTAMDSLQETPFVTEDGALTSEEKNAVLDQVYPPMETDWNAVIPPLERDVQPEYAQDEAEPAADSAWAAESPGAVQEAPWKEELWEPAVEPEAAAQTPDVPQNTRADDGEKAADMAFPHAGEEEQGPAPYRFPPLELLALPARRGNAMAQEQLQHQNAKLLEDTLASFDISAKVLSVNSGPAITRYELAPAPGIKVSRIVNLADDIALNMAATGVRIEAPIPGKAAIGIEVPKSDISTVCLRELLESEEFQHYPGKAAFALGKDIAGKTIVADIAKMPHLLIAGATGSGKSVCINTLIISLLYHSAPEDVKLIMVDPKVVELSVYNGIPHLLTPVVTDPKKAAGALNWALSEMTTRYKAFAKHGVRDLKGYNQYLLENGEEKLPTLVVIIDELADLMMVAPKDVEDSICRLAQMGRAAGVHLVIATQRPSVDIITGVIKANIPSRIAFAVSSQIDSRTILDMGGAEKLLGRGDMLYYPGSIPKPIRVQGAFVSDKEIGAIVDFIKAGLQEEPQYNPEIIEEFENAAPGLKGEDKDAGDELLPQAIELVLDCGQASISMLQRRLRIGYSRAGHLIDEMEARGIISGFDGSKARKLLITKEEYAALSGGEEPDFEEE, from the coding sequence TTGGCTACCCAAACGAAAAAAAAGAGAAAGTCTAGAAAGACGCGCTATACCAAGCAGGAGCGCAGATCGCGGGAGATCAGCGGTCTTATCGTCATAGCGATAAGCCTTTTTTTGTTACTTTGCGTGTTTGTGCCCAGCGCCATGCGCTGGACCGGGCAGATCGGCACCCTGTTTACGGATGTGCTGTTCGGCGGGCTGGGCCTGGGCGCCTATGTGCTGCCGCTGGGGCTTATGGGCATTGGCTGCTGGCTGATCTTTGGCAAGTATAATCACCACGCCACCGGCCGCACGGTGATGCAGGTGGTATTGGCCGTTGCGCTGATGGGGTTTGTGCACCTGCTGTTTTGGGATCGGTTCAGCGGGGATTCTTATTTTGCCAACATCATGTCGGCCTATCAGGTCTGTGGTGCAGAGCATATCGGCGCAGGCGTGGTCGGGACGCTGTTTGTGTATCCGCTGCAAAAATTCATCGGCGTGGCGGGCAGCTACATCGCCTTTTTGACGCTGGCCGCTATCGCCGTAGTGGTGATCTTTAATATCTCTCTGCGGGATACGGGGGAGGAGATCCATACCCAGATCAAGCAACACGTGGATCAGCACCGGGAAAAGCGCAAACAACAGCAGCTTTATATCGATGAGATTCGCCAGCAGGAGGCGCAAGAGCGGGAACAGGCTGTGGACATGCCCATCGACCGGGAGGAGCCGCAGCTCTACGATAGGGATGTATTCGACGGCCAGCAGGAGCCCCCACGGAAAAAACGCTGGGGCTTTATCGACCTGGAGGCGGAGGAATACAAGCCCGCAAAGGCAAAAAAGAGGGAGCAGGAGCCTGCCCAGCCGCAGAGCCACCTGCTGCGGGATGAGGAAACGGACCTGCAGTTTACGGCCATGGATTCGCTGCAGGAGACCCCGTTTGTCACCGAGGACGGCGCGTTGACCAGCGAAGAGAAAAACGCGGTGCTCGATCAGGTATATCCCCCCATGGAAACGGATTGGAACGCCGTTATCCCGCCGCTGGAGCGCGATGTGCAGCCGGAGTATGCGCAGGACGAGGCTGAACCCGCAGCGGATAGCGCATGGGCAGCGGAAAGTCCAGGCGCTGTACAGGAGGCTCCCTGGAAAGAGGAGCTTTGGGAGCCTGCGGTCGAGCCCGAGGCGGCTGCGCAGACGCCGGACGTGCCGCAAAATACACGCGCGGATGACGGGGAGAAAGCGGCTGACATGGCTTTTCCGCACGCCGGCGAGGAGGAGCAGGGCCCCGCGCCCTATCGCTTCCCGCCGCTGGAGCTTTTAGCGCTGCCGGCGCGCCGGGGCAACGCCATGGCCCAGGAGCAGTTGCAACATCAAAACGCCAAACTGCTGGAGGATACCCTGGCCAGCTTTGACATCTCTGCTAAAGTGCTCAGCGTCAACAGCGGGCCGGCCATCACCCGGTATGAGCTGGCGCCCGCGCCGGGCATCAAGGTCAGCCGCATCGTCAACCTGGCGGACGATATCGCGCTGAACATGGCGGCCACCGGCGTGCGCATCGAGGCCCCCATCCCCGGCAAGGCAGCCATCGGCATCGAAGTGCCCAAGAGCGATATTTCCACCGTCTGCCTGCGGGAATTGTTGGAGAGTGAGGAATTTCAACATTACCCGGGAAAAGCGGCTTTTGCTTTGGGTAAAGATATCGCCGGTAAGACCATTGTGGCGGATATCGCCAAGATGCCGCATCTGCTCATCGCAGGGGCTACCGGCTCGGGCAAGAGCGTGTGCATCAATACACTGATTATCAGCCTGCTGTATCACAGCGCTCCGGAGGATGTAAAGCTGATCATGGTGGATCCCAAGGTAGTGGAGCTTAGCGTTTACAACGGCATCCCGCACCTGCTCACCCCGGTGGTGACCGACCCTAAAAAGGCGGCCGGGGCGCTGAACTGGGCGCTAAGCGAGATGACGACGCGCTATAAGGCCTTTGCCAAGCACGGCGTGCGCGACCTGAAGGGCTATAACCAGTACCTGCTGGAAAACGGGGAGGAGAAGCTGCCTACGCTGGTGGTGATCATCGACGAGCTGGCGGACCTGATGATGGTCGCCCCCAAGGACGTGGAGGACAGCATCTGCCGTCTGGCGCAGATGGGCCGCGCGGCGGGCGTGCATTTGGTCATCGCCACCCAGCGCCCGTCGGTGGATATTATTACCGGCGTTATCAAGGCCAACATCCCTTCGCGCATCGCCTTTGCGGTATCTTCTCAGATCGATTCGCGTACCATCCTGGATATGGGCGGGGCCGAAAAGCTGCTGGGCCGGGGCGACATGCTGTATTACCCCGGTTCTATCCCCAAGCCCATCCGGGTGCAGGGCGCCTTTGTCAGCGATAAGGAGATCGGCGCCATTGTAGACTTTATCAAAGCGGGCCTGCAGGAGGAACCGCAGTATAATCCCGAGATCATCGAGGAGTTTGAAAACGCCGCGCCCGGCCTCAAGGGTGAGGATAAGGATGCGGGGGACGAGCTGTTGCCCCAGGCCATCGAGCTGGTGCTGGATTGCGGCCAGGCCTCGATTTCCATGCTGCAGCGCCGGCTTCGCATCGGCTACTCCCGCGCGGGCCACCTGATCGACGAGATGGAGGCGCGCGGGATCATCAGCGGCTTTGACGGCAGCAAGGCGCGAAAATTGCTGATCACCAAAGAAGAGTACGCGGCGCTTAGCGGCGGCGAGGAGCCGGATTTTGAAGAAGAATAG